From the genome of Winogradskyella forsetii, one region includes:
- a CDS encoding DUF3124 domain-containing protein yields the protein MKKIILLSAIFLGFYACENKIKLGSDEDPIQVNWNKRVATISAVDSLDSGHSYLSIYSQIYSYSQHKTYNLTAMVSLRNVSMKDTIYLTNVDYYDTHGTLLRSYIEKPVYLAPLETIEIVIDEADTSGGTGSNFLFDWKTPKGCPEPLFEGVMTSTAGQQGLSFITHARRIR from the coding sequence ATGAAAAAAATAATACTCCTATCCGCAATATTTCTTGGTTTTTACGCCTGTGAAAACAAAATAAAATTAGGTAGTGACGAAGATCCTATACAGGTGAATTGGAATAAAAGAGTCGCAACGATTTCTGCCGTTGATTCTTTAGATTCAGGTCATTCTTATTTGTCGATTTATTCCCAAATTTATAGTTATTCCCAACATAAGACGTATAACCTTACGGCAATGGTAAGTTTGAGAAATGTGAGCATGAAGGATACCATCTACTTAACCAATGTAGATTATTATGACACACATGGAACTCTCTTACGAAGCTATATAGAAAAACCTGTGTATTTGGCACCATTAGAGACTATTGAAATAGTTATCGATGAAGCTGATACTTCAGGAGGTACAGGTTCTAATTTCCTTTTCGATTGGAAAACACCAAAAGGGTGTCCTGAGCCCCTGTTTGAAGGTGTAATGACATCAACTGCGGGACAACAAGGTTTGTCTTTTATTACACATGCTAGACGAATTCGCTAA